The following proteins are encoded in a genomic region of Fundidesulfovibrio putealis DSM 16056:
- a CDS encoding branched-chain amino acid ABC transporter permease, with amino-acid sequence MGGELRRLAVFLGAVGALGLMLPNVHLLALNQHLFLALNVLALNFSLGLGGQASMATGAFCGLGAYASVILHSMWPQGTLVIVPAVAFTAYACGAAVSKPLEKLGEGFLAMATLCLCLIFVNLVLVFTPITGGSNGMMVSHHPMLPFIGELKGDRANFAALLALLALGGYLFAAVRSSRLGRALLACKDDALAASSCGIDRLSTRAVSFGIGGAFSALAGMVLANSTGFISPGQFDLGLSLKTLLFLVIGGPGKLTRPLIAVVVLESLIAWFHALGEATVLVHGLILAGALIAGYWRETGRLRLLPR; translated from the coding sequence GTGGGCGGGGAGCTTCGCAGACTTGCCGTATTTCTGGGAGCCGTGGGCGCTTTGGGGCTCATGCTGCCCAACGTCCACCTCCTGGCGCTGAACCAGCATCTCTTCCTGGCCCTGAACGTCCTGGCGCTCAACTTCAGCCTGGGCCTGGGCGGGCAGGCGTCAATGGCCACCGGGGCCTTTTGCGGCCTTGGAGCCTACGCCTCGGTGATCCTGCACTCCATGTGGCCGCAGGGCACCCTGGTGATCGTCCCGGCGGTGGCCTTTACGGCCTACGCCTGCGGAGCAGCCGTCAGCAAACCCCTGGAGAAGCTGGGCGAGGGCTTTCTGGCCATGGCCACTCTGTGCCTGTGCCTGATCTTTGTGAACCTGGTGCTGGTGTTCACGCCCATCACCGGCGGTTCCAACGGCATGATGGTCTCGCACCATCCCATGCTGCCCTTCATCGGAGAACTGAAAGGCGACCGGGCCAACTTCGCCGCGCTCCTGGCGCTCCTGGCGCTGGGCGGCTACCTGTTCGCAGCCGTGCGCTCCTCCCGACTGGGACGCGCGCTCCTGGCCTGCAAGGACGACGCCCTGGCTGCGTCCAGCTGCGGCATCGACCGTTTGTCCACGCGGGCCGTGTCGTTCGGCATCGGCGGGGCGTTCTCCGCCCTGGCGGGCATGGTGCTGGCCAACTCCACGGGATTCATAAGCCCAGGCCAGTTCGACCTGGGCCTCTCCCTCAAGACGCTCCTCTTCCTTGTGATCGGCGGCCCCGGCAAGCTCACTCGCCCCCTGATCGCCGTTGTGGTCCTCGAATCGCTCATCGCCTGGTTCCACGCGCTTGGCGAGGCCACGGTGCTGGTGCACGGCCTGATCCTGGCCGGGGCGCTCATCGCCGGGTACTGGCGGGAAACGGGCCGTCTGCGTCTGTTGCCCCGCTAA
- a CDS encoding ABC transporter substrate-binding protein has product MPRRLLLAVLALLCLAVPAFAAEPILIGGIFAESGPTAEIGTATRLVAEMTLKEINDKGGVLGRPLKLIAYDTQSTPEVALRMARQLVESDKVLALIGPTSTGEGMAVKKYTEEQKVPSIMTVGGDAIVAGGKYGPFAWTYKVPQRTNTAVDKIYRHLKAKNLTKVALLTAKDPFGQDGFDALKSQAAANGITIVSEETIDSKGADFSAEAFKVAMTKPQAVVIWTIGPAAAIAAKNFADLPGDKPLLVQSHGIAGPNFLKLAGAGAEGVVMPATKLMVAQGLPAADPQKAVIDAFVKNYQEKGLQAKFPMNTHSGYAADALTLLVEGLKKAGKAEPAALRDALENLKGVVAISGVYSLTPEDHNGLGVDSLVMVQVKGGQFVEAK; this is encoded by the coding sequence ATGCCCCGCAGACTGCTTCTCGCCGTCCTGGCCCTCTTGTGTCTGGCCGTTCCGGCCTTCGCCGCCGAGCCCATCCTCATAGGCGGCATCTTCGCCGAATCCGGCCCTACCGCCGAGATCGGCACTGCCACCCGGCTGGTGGCCGAGATGACCCTCAAGGAAATCAACGACAAGGGCGGCGTGCTGGGCAGGCCCCTCAAGCTCATCGCCTACGACACCCAGTCCACCCCCGAGGTCGCCCTGCGCATGGCCCGCCAGCTGGTGGAGTCCGACAAGGTGCTGGCGCTCATCGGCCCCACCTCCACGGGCGAGGGCATGGCCGTGAAGAAGTACACCGAGGAGCAGAAGGTCCCCTCCATCATGACCGTGGGCGGCGACGCCATCGTGGCCGGAGGCAAGTACGGCCCCTTCGCCTGGACCTACAAGGTTCCCCAGCGCACCAACACCGCCGTGGACAAGATTTACAGGCACCTGAAGGCCAAAAATCTTACCAAGGTGGCCCTGCTCACCGCCAAGGACCCCTTCGGACAGGACGGCTTCGACGCGCTGAAGTCCCAGGCTGCGGCCAACGGCATCACCATCGTTTCCGAGGAGACCATCGACTCCAAGGGCGCGGACTTCTCCGCCGAGGCCTTCAAGGTGGCCATGACCAAGCCCCAGGCCGTGGTCATCTGGACCATCGGGCCTGCCGCCGCCATCGCGGCCAAGAACTTTGCGGACCTGCCCGGCGACAAGCCCCTGCTGGTGCAGTCGCACGGCATCGCCGGACCCAACTTCCTGAAGCTGGCCGGAGCCGGCGCCGAAGGCGTGGTCATGCCTGCCACCAAGCTGATGGTGGCCCAGGGCCTGCCCGCCGCCGACCCGCAGAAGGCCGTGATCGACGCCTTCGTGAAGAACTACCAGGAGAAGGGCCTTCAGGCCAAATTCCCCATGAACACCCACTCCGGCTACGCCGCAGACGCCCTGACGCTGCTGGTCGAGGGCCTGAAGAAGGCGGGCAAGGCCGAGCCTGCGGCGCTGCGCGACGCCCTGGAGAACCTGAAGGGTGTAGTGGCCATCTCCGGCGTCTACAGCCTGACCCCCGAAGACCACAACGGTCTGGGCGTGGATTCGCTGGTCATGGTGCAGGTGAAGGGCGGTCAGTTCGTGGAGGCCAAGTAG
- a CDS encoding Spy/CpxP family protein refolding chaperone — protein sequence MKRIAAIMAVLAMLATTALAAKEMAPPPDGPHHGDGKGIIRMIEDLKLSPEQKRFVAQTLKDSRAEGKGLREAMKTARQQMSEVMDKTPGDEALVRKAAQAMAKVGEDMAVHHGKVKAKIDTVLTPEQRAAASEKKHAFRDRFKDRFEKGGKALDEWIDQQLKS from the coding sequence ATGAAACGCATAGCCGCAATCATGGCAGTACTCGCAATGCTGGCCACCACCGCCCTGGCCGCCAAGGAAATGGCCCCTCCCCCTGACGGGCCGCACCACGGCGACGGCAAGGGCATCATCCGGATGATCGAGGACCTGAAGCTCTCGCCAGAGCAGAAGCGCTTCGTGGCCCAGACCCTGAAGGACTCCCGCGCCGAGGGCAAGGGCCTGCGCGAGGCCATGAAGACCGCCCGCCAGCAGATGAGCGAGGTGATGGACAAGACCCCCGGCGACGAGGCCCTGGTACGCAAGGCCGCACAGGCCATGGCCAAGGTCGGCGAAGACATGGCCGTGCACCACGGCAAGGTCAAGGCCAAGATCGACACGGTGCTGACCCCTGAACAGCGCGCCGCCGCGTCCGAGAAGAAGCACGCCTTCCGCGACCGCTTCAAGGACCGCTTCGAGAAGGGCGGCAAGGCCCTGGACGAGTGGATCGACCAGCAGCTGAAGTCGTAG
- a CDS encoding L-cysteine desulfidase family protein encodes MAFTVKDVLRLEVAPALGCTEPVAVALAAAAAVSLLPGKRFDALDVWVDPNIYKNGLAVTIPGTGGLCGLDTAAALGAVGGDPMLRLEVLSPLSEADVARSSELLRLGQVRVHLLSDRRGIYIKAEARQGEHVGEAIIEQHHDHLTSLRMDGADLTDSPLFHEARAGSGGVAELETWLKEQSLQQLLDLADALDADDMAFLQDGVRHNMALADYGLKHGPGLGVGKTFERLVRQNLMKSDMFVAARMLTSAAADARMDGVALPAMSSAGSGNHGLTAILPIWAVKDYLTCTSDEALRAIAVSHIITAYVKAHTGRLSAVCGCSVAAGAGAAAGVAYLMGGDVHHVAGAIKNLMEDLAGIICDGAKAGCALKLATAAGTAVQAALFSLHGVKVKPTDGIIAQSPEQTMRNVGMLSTEGMIETDRTILSIMLEKKISGLVY; translated from the coding sequence ATGGCCTTCACCGTAAAGGACGTCCTTCGCCTGGAAGTCGCCCCCGCATTGGGCTGCACCGAACCCGTGGCCGTGGCCCTGGCCGCTGCCGCAGCCGTGTCGCTCCTGCCGGGCAAACGCTTCGACGCGCTCGACGTCTGGGTGGACCCCAACATCTACAAAAACGGGCTGGCCGTCACCATCCCTGGCACCGGAGGCCTGTGCGGACTGGACACCGCCGCTGCTCTGGGCGCTGTGGGCGGCGACCCCATGCTGCGGCTCGAAGTGCTCTCCCCCCTGTCCGAGGCCGACGTGGCCCGCTCGAGCGAGTTGCTGCGTCTGGGACAGGTGCGCGTGCACCTGCTCTCCGACCGGCGCGGCATCTACATCAAGGCCGAGGCCCGCCAGGGCGAACACGTGGGCGAGGCCATCATCGAGCAGCACCACGACCATCTCACGTCGCTTCGCATGGACGGCGCAGACCTGACGGACAGCCCCCTGTTCCACGAGGCGCGCGCAGGCTCTGGCGGCGTGGCGGAACTGGAGACCTGGCTCAAGGAGCAGAGCCTGCAGCAACTCCTGGACCTGGCCGACGCCCTGGACGCCGACGACATGGCCTTCCTGCAGGACGGCGTGCGCCACAACATGGCCCTGGCCGACTACGGCCTGAAGCACGGGCCAGGCCTGGGCGTGGGCAAGACCTTCGAGCGTCTGGTGCGCCAGAACCTCATGAAGAGCGACATGTTCGTGGCCGCGCGCATGCTGACCTCCGCCGCCGCCGACGCCCGCATGGACGGCGTGGCCCTGCCGGCCATGAGCTCCGCCGGAAGCGGCAACCACGGCCTGACCGCCATCCTGCCCATCTGGGCCGTGAAGGACTACCTGACCTGCACCAGCGACGAGGCCCTGCGCGCCATCGCGGTCAGCCACATCATCACCGCCTACGTGAAGGCCCACACCGGCAGGCTCTCCGCCGTGTGCGGCTGCTCGGTGGCGGCTGGCGCGGGCGCTGCCGCCGGAGTGGCCTACCTCATGGGCGGCGACGTGCATCACGTGGCCGGGGCCATCAAGAACCTGATGGAGGACCTGGCCGGGATCATATGCGACGGAGCCAAGGCGGGCTGCGCGCTTAAATTGGCCACGGCGGCGGGCACTGCCGTGCAGGCGGCGCTTTTCTCCCTGCATGGAGTCAAGGTGAAGCCCACGGACGGCATCATCGCCCAGTCGCCCGAGCAGACCATGCGAAACGTGGGCATGCTCAGCACCGAAGGCATGATCGAGACCGACCGCACCATCCTGTCCATAATGCTGGAGAAGAAAATATCCGGGCTGGTGTATTGA